DNA from Lates calcarifer isolate ASB-BC8 unplaced genomic scaffold, TLL_Latcal_v3 _unitig_1472_quiver_2862, whole genome shotgun sequence:
TGTATGTGATAACCATGAGCCAACCCAATAATTGTAGAGCTGAGGAGGGAAAGATCAGCAGAGCAGGTGGTTGGTTCATCCTGGTAGCAGCATAAGCACCAGCAGGGCTCTCTGGGAGGAGGAGCACACTGCAACTTCCCATAAGCGGCCTGACAGAAGAGATTTTGGTCTTCCAGATAATAATGAGTTTTTGTAGGACTTCAGTAACCCCCGCTCCCAAAGTGGTGGCTGCAGGCATCTATGGCGCCACACTGGGATTAGATGAGTGACTGTGctggagcagacagacagaaccTCAGCACATCAACTTCATTCAAGTTCAGGCTGTGTACAATGTGATACCAAGTTCACCCAACTTGAAGTATGGCAAAAAGTCCCCTATTCTCTGGTCAAGGACCCTTGGAGCACATCCTGGACCTGCTGTTATTGGGACAAACCTGCTGTCACTGACACCAGGACGAGGTGCTGAAGGCAGTGGTATACCACATTGCATCAacaatcaacagcagcaacCTACAAAGGATTGACAGTTCAGTGGCCTCAGGCCTACTCATAAAAGTGACTGGTACTATGGACTTTGGCAGACAGCTCATGCTGCCTGGCACCAGCACAACAACATCACTGGGGTCTGATGTGGTTCTGCTGTGACAGGCTTCACATCAGGTGCTTATGGTTGAACTGGCTGTACCACAGGAAGATCAAATCAAGGAGGCCCACAAGGAATATCAGGAGCTAGCACAGAAGgtgcagaggcagagaaggaaaGATTTCTGATTACCAGTAGAAGTGGGATGTACTTTTTATTCTTGTCCTGGTTTAAatggggctttttttttttatagaatTGAGATATatgatgtaaaatattttgtaataatCTCTTAAGAATGGGGCACCGTTTGGACAGAATGACAACATGTCAGTGTCTTCAGGATGTGTTGTCGTATCTCTGTGGTTCTGATGCCGTAGATGATCGGGTTGAAACAGCTCGGAAAGAACAGACATGATGCTGAAGAAAACACGAACGGCTGCAGGGAGACCGTTTCGGATCCGATAGGACAGGAAAGCCACAAGTATGATGGTCAGACTGACGCTCATGACCACGATGTGGGTGACACAGGTGTGAAGAGCTTTGACACCTGATTTGCCAGAACTCAGCACAGAGCTGAATATGACGATGTAAGAGgtggtgatgaagaggaagtcGGCCACAGGGATGAGGAACACAGTCAACAACCCCACCAGGCTGTTGATGGCTGTGCTTCCACAGGCCAGCTCCACCAAGGCCATGTGCTCACAGAAACAGTGGTTTATCATGTTCCCAGTGCAGAATGACAGCCTCCCTGCCAGTGTCACTACCAGTGTGATCATGAGGACATTTCTGATGAGAAGAGGGATCACAAACTTAAGGAATCTTGGCAAAGCCATGCATTCATGGTAGTAGAGTGGTGTGCAGATGCAAAGTAGCGGTCCAGCGCCATCCACAACAGCAGAGTAGACTGACAAGTTCCTAAGAAGTGAACGAAATACATCTGAACCAGACAGCCACCCAGAGAGATTCAAACAAGAAGCTCAGCAACATGTTGGGGACAAAGAACAGCGGAGGCTCAGGTCAAATGCCATGCCAGCGATGAGGATGTACATCGGTGAGTGGAGGCTTCTCTGTGAAATGATGATGTACAGCAGCAGGGAGTTGGCGAACAGTGACACAATGAACATAATGGAGAACGGGACGAAGAGGACGGGCCTCAGTGCTCCGAGTTCATTGAAGCCGTCAagaatgaaatgtttgtgtgaggaGACGTTGTCCCTCCGCagctccatcctcccctcctcctaCAGCCTCCTGGTTCAGGGTGTTAGTTCAATCagcctgaaaacaaacatttttaaaagttcaCTCACTTCTTCAAAGACACAATCTGTAACAAAATataaaccaaacacacagagagtcCGTCAGACTGAGCTGCTGGGTGAGGACTCTTTTCAGCATCAGTCACACGTCAAATGGAACTTTAAGTTGATTGACACTGATGTTCCGGAATGttctgtcacacatacacacacacacacacacacacacagctggagccacagatacacacacagctctctctctcctaacAGACTGTTGttcatcctgctgctggaggagttTGTTGATTTTCATGACAACTGCTCATCCAAAAACTCCACGGTCGACGCCACACTATAGCACCCAACCTGAAGTCGATCTGATGAGCAGTTgttgagaaaaagacagattgtGCATGATATTTTTCAGGAGTATActtttatctgacagctgtggtCAATAATTATATTGCATGTTCTGGTTTTACACACAAAGTATATAATTATCTTATAAAATCTATTTCCATTTGATTGATCAATCAACGCAACAGTATATTAATATGAAATCAATACACTTCAACCAGctcaacattaaaatgctgcttacatgtTAATTTATTGATAATGATAATCAAAAGAAATGCATATATATGAACAGTTAAGCATATTTTGCTGATGATACGGTCTATATTCAAACTGCACCTTGACACCTGTTGAATAATTCAGTTATTATTGATGCTGTTAGTCTGTTTACATCTTTAGTGTTAGGAAACACTGCAGCAACACAGGACAGAACAAGTCTTTTCCTCTTAAGTTTAGGAAGTCATACAAAAAAGTCCTCTCATCATCTAATCGTATTACACTCACTACATGTCACACACTTTATTTACTTACATTATCATAGTGTACCATGTAGTTTCTCCATATTGCAACTGTATTACAGGTGCAGCTGCTGGACACAGAGGCATTGAATTGTTACTGACATCTAAAATCCAGCTCTTTAAACCCAGTGTTGcctgttttttaaacatgaagACAAAATGCCAAATCACCAAAACTGACTGGAACTCTGAAACAGACAAAGTAAAACACCTGTTAGGTCTGTAGGCAGCTCAGATTAGACCCCCCATCTAATATTATTATTCCATTATTTTGCCACTTGCCACTGTTTTTTCAAACCTGTCTCTTAATATGACTTTGTTCCAAACATTCTGCAATGTTTTATCAAAGGTCACCTTTAGTTGATTTAGTTACTGTGAATTTCAAATGACATCAGTAAAAACAGGAGTAACAAAGGAACAGATGCTGTGGTGACTCCACAGTCGACACCACACTAGTACACCCAACCTGAAGTCGATCAGATGAGAATGATGATTGAGAATCATATCTACCAGAAAAAACATGCATTAACATTTATCAGTATATTTTCCTGCTGCCTGAATGGAACTTTGAATATTtgtcagaaggaaaaaaacaggacaacAACATGGTAAACAAACCTCACAAAGAGCAGAAGTAGCTCATGTCTCCTCTGGGTGTTTGGTTTCACATCGAACAGATgactgaaaatatgaaatgaattaaaagatTCGGCCAGGATGTGTTTTATAAATCACAGCCAATataaaaaatgagtgaaaaatgCAGATCACTGCACCAGAATTGAGATAGAtgataatgactgaaaacaaggTGAAATAATCTGCCCCCAACACCTGACTGAAAATCAGATTTCAGGTCACAACATCCTGATCAGCTCTGTAGAGAAGAGGTTTTACTTGTTTTGGGTGCAAGGGTGTTGATACCTAAACAGGCCCAGTCTGCAGAGTGATGATATCAGCTGCTGACTCTTCTCCATCTGTGCCCACTAAACCACTGACTCTGCATCTTAATACCCTCTGTCTGATGCTGTCATTGGCTGCAGAGACAACGTCAGAGTGAATCTCCCACAAAGCAACAGTACCATCCAATCATAATTGTAATAGAATTGGATCTGAATGACTAAACAGTAAAACTTTTGCTAGTTTGTATGAACAGGTTTATAATTTGTTCCTTCAAACTGACAATTAATTCCCTAAATTTACTCAATTCCTCTCAGAGGCTACAGAGgaatttttcttttcccttttaaatTAAAGCAGTTGCTTGGCCTCCTGGAAATCCTTCCACATGCAAGTTTGTGCTTCAGTGACTATGGAAGCTGCAGCCCCTCCAGCCTGCTATACCATTCTGCTCCTCCACACAGTTAGCTTTTTAGCCTCCTTTATTGCTAGCATCCTCCAGCTCGTTCTCAGGTTACCACCACAAAAGGCACCAACAACCTTAACTACAGGCAGCCACCTTTACAATGGAAGCTTTAAACATAACCCACTGATTCCCCACTCCAACCAGGCACCCCTCACCCAAGGCAACTCctgaaacatttatttcttaAGTATGGGGCACCGTTTGGACAAAGCGACAACATGTCAGTGTCTTCAGGATGTGTTGTCGTATCTCTGTGGTTCTGATGCCGTAGATGATCGGGTTGAAACAGCTTGGAAACAGGGGGTACATGGTGCTGAAGAAAACCAGAATGGCGACAGGAAGACCATTTCTGATCCGATAGGACAGGAAAGCAATAAGTGCTACAGTCAGACTAACACTGATGACCACGATGTGAGTGACACAGGTGTGAAGAGCTTTGACTCCTGAAATTCCAGAACTCAGCACAGAGCTGAATATGACGATGTAAGAGgtggtgatgaagaggaagtcGGCCACAGGGATGAGGAACACTGAGATCAACCCCACCAGGCTGTTGATGGCTGTGCTTCCACAGGCCAGCTCCACCAAGGCCATGTGCTCACAGAAACAGTGGTTTATCACATTTCCTAAGCAAAATGACAACCTTCCTGCCAAAGTCACAACCACCAAGactataaaaatgtttctgatcaCAAGAGGGATCACAAACTTGAGGAATCTTGGTAAAGCCATGCGTTCATGGTAGTAGAGTGGTGTGCAGATTGCAAAATAGCGGTCCAGTGCCATCCATACCAGTAATGTGGACTGAAAAGATCCTACAAAGTGAATGAGGAACATCTGAACCAGACAGCCAGTCAGCGAGATTCCCCTCCAGTCAAACAAGAAGCTCAGCAACATGTTGGGGACAAAGACCAGTGGGATGCTCAGGTCTACAAATGCCATGCCGGCAATGAGAATGTACATCGGTGAGTGGAGGCTTCTCTGTGAAATGATGATGTATATCAGCAGGGAGTTGGCCGACAGCAAAATAACGAACATGATGGAGAATGGGATGAAGAGGACGGGCCTCAGTGCTCCGAGTTCATTGAAGCCATTGAGgataaagtgtttgtgtgaggagaCGTTGTccatcctcccttcctcctaAAACCTCCAGGTCCAAGGTTTTAGTACAGTCAGCCTGAAAACATAGAGACACAATGATTAGTTCTTGTAAGATGTCTTGTAGTCTGAAAAAATAACTTTAGAAattattgtattgtaaagaGTAGAGCAGCCCACCATCTCAATTCAAACCAAAGGTTTGGAGCcttctgtcattttcatttataaagCTCCATATTAGAAATATCACAAGCAGTCCTTTACAATCTGTACATAATATactcctctttttaaaaatcatatatgatatatttttaaaataatatataatatgtacTTGATCTTATATTTTTAGACAGTAG
Protein-coding regions in this window:
- the LOC108889194 gene encoding olfactory receptor 52N2-like, giving the protein MDNVSSHKHFILNGFNELGALRPVLFIPFSIMFVILLSANSLLIYIIISQRSLHSPMYILIAGMAFVDLSIPLVFVPNMLLSFLFDWRGISLTGCLVQMFLIHFVGSFQSTLLVWMALDRYFAICTPLYYHERMALPRFLKFVIPLVIRNIFIVLVVVTLAGRLSFCLGNVINHCFCEHMALVELACGSTAINSLVGLISVFLIPVADFLFITTSYIVIFSSVLSSGISGVKALHTCVTHIVVISVSLTVALIAFLSYRIRNGLPVAILVFFSTMYPLFPSCFNPIIYGIRTTEIRQHILKTLTCCRFVQTVPHT